The nucleotide window ATCACGACTTGGAGAAACACTCTCTTTTGTATGTTTATGGAATAAGCTGAACCTCATTATAATGGCCTGAGCTAAGTGCTAAAACTGTTACTGATTAGATATCCACCAAGCTGGCTGAGACTGTTCAGACATAGTCTTCCAACAGCACTAAATGTGTCTGTCAGAATTAGGGATAGACTGAAGGTGAGTATTTCAGGGACACACCTGTGTGttggcagctgctggagctgacCCAGGATGGTCTGATGTCGCCCTTACTCAGACAGCATTCTGTCAGTACTGGTTCTCCTCATGGATAAATGTGGCAGAACAATCTCCTCTAgcttctctctttctgttttaCCAAACGAGAGACTCCatgttctgtatttcttcctATAGCACTGTAGCTTAAGATATAAGGAAAATCAAGTTAATGACCCAAATCTTTTCCTACTACGTTGCCTACTTTTTACCCTGCTATCAGGCTTCATTATGctaatatatttttagaaaatgacagggggagaaaaaaatgttctacGGGCTGCTGGACCAGTAAGAGTTGAGAATCTGACCAACTCCTTCAAATTTTTTTATCCTTGTCTTAAAAATATCCCTGTAGTTCTGTTGCtatttttcccccacttttctGGTCTCTCTCCTTTGGTAATCTATTTTCAAACAGGAAgctgaaaggcaaaaaaagaggggtggggggatggaGGGAGTCTGAGGACTGCAGTGGGTATTCTGTTATCCACTGATCACTGATAAATTTTGTTATTAACTATCATCATTACTTTAATAGTTTTGGTTAAAAGATATTGAAAATTATATTCAACACAGAAGAATTCTATGAATGTTTAAATAGAGCAATATTTTATGACTATGGTATCATGAAAGTATCAAAATTGTTCTTTCAGTTTTGATACATGGCTTTATGTGGGTGCAGATACAGAAGTTCTGATTAAACAATACCTTGTCCGTTTGAAATATGTTTGGGcagaaatcagttttattttttcgAAATATGGCTTAAAACATCAGATAATGATGTTGTAACTAAATGTCTTAATCTGGAAGAAGTGCCATGTAATTATGTGATCTTCTGaggatatttctttttatttcgcTGAAGGAATGAAATGGGTTCCTCAAAGACAAAGTTAcggtatttttaaaacaaaattatttgaataattttatgCTTAACAATGCTAGTGTTTGACAAAATCTTAAATGGATAACAAAAAGTGTGGAAATTAACATTTTCGTATTACAAGAAActaaaagacattaaaattaaAGCTGTCTTTTTTGACTATTTTGTATGACTAACTAATGAAAATGCACTCTCTTACTCCAGGCAGGAGCAGTAAAGGATTATATCAAAATGATGCTTGAAAATGACAAACTGAAGTTTCTAGTTTTTGCTCATCATTTAAGTATGCTTCAAGCCTGTACAGAGGCAGTTATAGAAAATAAGGTAATGATTTAACAAATGTGCACACAAATTTAACTTCAGACTTTTCAAATACACATGGGGTGTGTTTGAATTCAGTAGAACTAGCTGTGTGTATGGCAATTTATGGATTTTAAGTATATACAGGTCAATGCCACTGGATTAAAAGGGATGTGTGGCTTTGTAGAACTGTTCTGTATTTAAAGATAATGTAAACACTCATATCTGCTATTATTATTGAATCAATCTTGTACACAGTTATTTCCTAAGGTTTTCTACCAATGTGCTTCCGTCTATTTTTTTATAACAGAATACTGTCATCTCAACAGAACACTTAATGcaaagaagtaaaaatgtttgCAAATGACCTTCATATTACTTTGTTTGTGGACTTTCAACTGTTTTTAAGGAATGGTGGCTAACTTTgctattttgtattattttgaaaatgcttgGAATTTTAATAAATCGTGTCAGGGGAATTACAGATTCTTTTGCAGAGTATTGCATTTTAAGATCCCATGTTCATTCTGTCTTCTCCTTTTGTAAACAGGGTAAACTAAGTCTGCACCTCTCTATCTAGAGGCTTAACTGTAAATCAAAGGGCAAAAGAGTACTGTTGCATCCATATCCCCACGACAGAAATAGAACAgatgttttcatattttcattggGGGACAGAGAATGATTGGCTCCAAAAACAGAGCCAATGATAATGTCATTTTGTCTCCATTACAATATGTTGCAGGTTCGCTACATACGAATAGATGGAAGTGTTCCTTCTGCAGAAAGAATACGTCTTGTTAATCAGTTCCAGAAGGATCCTGACACCCGGGTTGCTATTTTGAGTATTCAGGCAGCTGGTCAGGTAGGACAAAAAAGAAAGTTTGTGAAGTAAGAAATCCAAAGAATATAGGTACTAAAGTCATTGGTGACTGAACTGATTTACTGAAGGCAATTTATCTTCAGGCAATATGCCTTCTGTAGACTCATGTATTCATTTTTTGTACTAATCGTGTTAACTGTTTTAAGCCTCTATTGAAAGTACTTGAGCAAAATCAAGATAAGCAGCAGCATCTCATTCTTGAATAATTACTAAAAACTTCATATCTCTGAAGGTACCAGATTAATAAGAAATTAATGTTACTTCAATAATGCAAAGCAGTATGCAGTCTTTGCGcaatactgaagtatttttttaatcctacATATATCTGAGGCCCAAGGAAGAAATCAGTGTAACAGGCCCATCTGCTGTCAGGGCGGTCTCTCTTATTTCCATATAAAAATCTCCTGTATAacctttagttttcttttacttcagatATTCAGTTGCTTGTGTGTGGAAtcttttttctaaaatgcatGTTCATATTTTGTTTAGGGTTTAACTTTCACTGCTGCTACTCATGTTGTGTTTGCTGAACTATACTGGGATCCAGGCCATATTAAGCAAGCAGAAGACAGAGCACACCGAATTGGGCAGTGCAGTTCTGTGAATATTCACTTCCTTATTGCAAAAGGAACAATGGATACTCTTATGTGGGCAATGCTGAATCGCAAGGTATGTGTGGAATAGAACTGAATAATCAAGAACTCTCTACAGTTAAAATAACACTTAAGTGCATGTGCCAAATAACATTCTTGCTTAAATGGAACACTCTCCTATTGTAAGACAAATTGATACACCTATAGCTGCTAATCATTAAAAAGTCCATGTCTGTTCCAGAGTAGTCTTTTCTAGCTTTTTACTCTCCATTTAAGATCCTAAGATAAATAAAGTGACTCTTTGCTGAGATGAATGGGATGGTTCACGTGTACAGGAGATCGTTGCTTTATCTTCCTTCTATCCTTCTTCAATCTTTTTATTGCTTTGGTTGTTCAGTTTACAATTTTAGGATGTTTTGCACAAAAATAACAAGTAGAGTTTGTTGGGTTTGtgattctttgtttcttttttaattggaTGAATGTTATGCCTTACTAAGCTTCATTTCTGAGAGGCAGAAGCATTCTCAAATAATTCTTCTTCAAATCCAAGATTACAGTAGTCTTATcttctgttgctgttttcctCAAGTATTACCCAGTCCTTGTTAGGAGGAGTAAttctgtcctgcttttccttACTTGGAAGATCTTCAAGAGTTCACAGGACTAAGAAAAATAGTTTGGCTGTTCTGCTTTTACAACATTTTTGTAGCCTTTGATACCATTCATTAGTGTCTTGTTTGGATAACTGAGGCGTGTTTGTATTCTGTCGGCTCTTGTTTTCTGGCATTTCCAGAAGTGTCCGCATAGAAGGAACTGCCTTTTAAACTGTTTGCCAGAATTGTTTGAGATTGTGGTTACACAGGGTTTCTTCTGATGCAAATGCTGACTTAATGGTGATTGTTCCTGCATGTGGCTACCCCTGTGTTGTAGTAGTGCAATTGTTTGTGTCCATACAGTTAGTAGAGAaactgataataatttttttttcttgccaataTATTCCTGTCCTGCTGAAAAGTAATCACAGCTTAAAGAATCTAGGTACTGCAAACTGTATTGGTCATTCAGTTGGGGAATAAAACTCTGTATTCTAATTCCTGTAGGTACCTTTGAAAAAACTCTCAGTCAGTCCAGTAAGTCTCTATAAACATGGCACAGAGTTCTGTCACTAAACTGCTTCTTTCAATTAATTGTTTGCGTGTGCCAAGCAAAACATGTGAGGACTGTAAGAGATGTGCATGATGTCTATGTTCTCTTTTCACTTCAATAAATACTGATAATTTGTCTACACCTTCTTACAAATCATGATGTGTTAAATATGTGACTTACTGTCATTCTTGCAGAAGTGGCTGCTGGAAGAGGAGTAGTTTTAATCACTTGTGTTGTTTTGATTTACTACAGCATTTCTGACTTTACGAATGCTGAATTAAGTTTGAAAAGGGGAACAAATGGAGTGAATAAATTTGTTCCAACATTTGAATGCCTTGGAAACTTTATGCAAGCTTCTTTCTGCAGGCCAAAGTTACAGGCAGCACCTTGAATGGCAagaaggagaaaatgcaggcTGAAGAAGGTGATAAGGAGAAATGGGACTTTCTGAATTTTGCTGAGATCTGGACCCCAAATGAAAGTTTAGAAGATTCCAAAAATGAACTTTTATTTACGCATGTAAGACTCAAAActcatattttttctgttttctttcatttaaaaaaattataaccgTTGTTCACTTAAGCTTTCTGTGCACTGCAGACTTTACTAATGGAGAAACACTAAATAAGTGGGAAAAAgtaatataaatttaatttttaaaattaggtgAAGTTGAGGGAAGTGCTCTGCTGAGTATAAATGTCATCTACAGGCTTCTGATGGGTCTTTATGTTATGTTTAGATGACTGACACCCCACGCCCCCCGAGTCAGATAAGACcaagtaatttctgtttaaattacaGCTTTATTAGCTGTcctgattttaattattttattttaaataattataaatttaaaaataaatcttacttttaaaacaatgtttaaaagCCTTTTCTTGTAATAAGCATTATTTAAAAAGGCACATAGTATACTAGTTCTGTGTAGTTGTTTTCTGATGGCGCTATTTCAGAATTTTCATGGGAATATTGAAAATAGTTTTTTACAAAACAGAAGAAGAATGTTGAATTGCTCTTTCTGCTAGCTGTTCTTAAAGGAAGATACCTTTTGTTTCCATCTCCAAACTAAAAATAGCTTCTTGTATTATATTAATGGagaaaaatcataattttaaCAGCTTCTGATGCAGTAATTATAAGTGGggtttacatattttatttcctccttcctaGTTTGAAAAGGAAAGACAGCATGATATAcgttctttcttttctcctaatTCCTCCAATGAGAAGAAACgcaaaatattttctggtaaTGAATCATTAGATAATGATTCAGAATCTTCTGAAGTCACAAAAGAAGAGGATACAgagaaaagcaatgaaaacttGAATTCCACAAGATTAAGTGTTGTGGATACAATTTGTCATGAAAGTACCTATGAACGTGATGCTAAAAGAGCAAGAAGCATAAGTGGATCTACTCCCGTCAACTccagtaagaaaaagaaaatatcttttactggaaaaaagccctctttgttttcagaaagtaCCAATGAAATCTTTCCTCGTGGCTTAAATCCTTCAAGCAAAAGTACATCTTTATTTAAAGTTTGGCACTGCAGTGTTTGCACTTACAGTAATAATGAATTGCTCCCTTACTGTGAAATGTGCAATTGTCCTCAAAGCAGTAATGGTAAGTAACGTGTGCTGCagagaaaaatatgcatttttttgtttcagttgtgATTATTTTAGAAGATACAATATTTTTGCATATACGAATATACACAAATCCAGGCAAAATATGAAGAATGGTGACTTTACATGAAGAGATACCCATTAAGTGATCCTTCTTAATTTTGCTTTCCTCAAGGATCTTTTACATGATTCTAATttgaaacaaatggaaaattCAGATAAATGTTAACAGGATATAAATTCAGTGAGGAAGAATGTATGCTCAGTTTTCCTTACAGCAAATGtagctttccttttccttgagGTTTATGGTTATTGTGAATCTAATAAAATGACAAACTTTTTCTCTACCTGTAAAAACTAAATGATGTGGTATAGATGTTTTATTAACTTCAGTTATGAGAGACATTACCTGGACTTATGGCATTTCTTGCTCCAAAAGGTCAGAGTAGATGTCTTGTACTGAATTTATTTAATCTATCTGGAAATTTAATAAAACGTTTTTATAAATCTATCCCCCTCTATTTGCCATTTCAATTGCAAAGGAAGAAgtaaggttcttttttttttttttttttctttttaaaaaattttatttaagtcTCTGTGCTTGTTCAAGTAAGGACAGCTGCTGAATTTCACAGGTATAGATCAATCACTGGAAAACTACTTTGTGTGTTTATGGTATACAATAACTGTATATAATATAGAATTGCTAACTGCATTATTTACTGCATATATTTTGACATTAAGCTGGGTGCATGAAATTGCATAAATGGAAAACTTTGTTCCATATGTTTATTCTCCTAACATTAAAGGTAGCTCTAGTTCCCCAAGTGATTGTatcattagaaaataaaatgcaattgtATTTCAATTACATAGTCCTGTCTCCAGATGTGTATCGACTAGGTTCCTCTTTGTGAGGGTAGcataaataattgcttttcttgTTTCCTCATCTATAGTTGAGAGAAATTGTGAAGCTGCTGCTAGCCAGACTGAAGAAGATGTGTCAAAAGACTCCAGAAGAAATGAAGAGAGTGCAGGGTGCAATGCTGAAGACAGAAGAGAAGATTTGGGGGAAATGGTGACCCAGCAATTTGTTGAAATCAATGAACATGAAACTGttgaaactgaaaatgaagaaagtgaaaaaaggTGTGGAGAAGGTAAAGTGGGACTCCCGTGAAAGAACTATTATGTCCCATTGCAAAACTATGTTAAATGCCCCTGGCATGAAGaataacttttaaataaaaacctaCACATTTGATAGGTGGAAATACACACACTAGCACATGACTTTCTCATTTTAACCTGGGATGTATAGTGAATTTTGATGATGGATAAACCCAGCCTTTCCACACAACTCCTAAAGCAAGAGTTTTTGACTGACATAAGAACTATGTCAAACTCGCAACTGTGAACCTGTATAGTTTTATTGAAACTTACAATGTCATTTATTTGTGTTCAGGACAGCCACAGGTGAAACAGATGATCagtaattcagaagaaaacaaaaaataaaatacacaaatagCTTAATAGCTTGCCATCTGAGCTGTGTATCTTATTATGTTGTTCTGGAATTAGATACAGAATCCTCATGTGGTATATattctcctgtttttttccataattgctgaatgtttgaagaaaaattaaaaagaaagatttacagTGTTCATATAAAAAAGTGTTTGCATGTACACCAGATtggaaaaatatacaaataacTTCTTAAAAACGTGTAATATCATTTTTAATGTCTGAATAGACTGAATGaaatgaatgaaggaaaaattattttaatgtcaaCATCATTTCTCTTTATAGGAGATGTAGATAAATCCAATGCATTTCCAATATATGATGGTCTTATGTTTTGTGCAAGCAGGAATACTGATAGAATTCACCTCTATACAAAGGTAAACCTGAAATATGTAAgtttattatgatttttaaattacGGAGTAAAATGTTGTCCTATGAAATCTATTTGTGTACTTTGATTTGTTATGCCTTGTATGAAAAGACCAGTATTTTTGTATTAGCTGAAATGTACCAAAAATAGGTAGCTTATTAGGTAGTTCTTTCTCAGTGGAATTAAGTAATAATTCCCTAGACACATAACTACTAACTCTTAGTTTAGAAAATGGGGATAATACATTAGATGAATGCTCAGATCATCTGTTAGAAATGCAGGTGATAGCTGTTTaagattcatttttttattatagtGTCTTATCACAAAATACTTTAATAGaacatttaaagcaaaaatataagTATCAGTGAATCCTGACAGACTAAGTAAATAAAATCAGATCTCACCACATTTTCAGAAAGCTAGACACTGATGCTGTGTATAAGTCAGTAACTTCCTGAATAAAACACATTATCATTAATCTGCAATGGTAATGGGAGTACAGAGACTAGCAGTTGGTAATTTTCCAGGTCATTTTCAAGGGGGAATCAGGACTTTCCAATTCCTTCTTTTAAGTGATAGAAAAGTTCACGAAGAAGATTTCTTCAAAGCTGCTGAATGAGTCATTGTATTCAGGTGCAACAGCAAAGCATCACAAATAACTGCGGGCAAGTctttgaaatactgtatttttattatgctaACTGATACAGCTGGGGAAAAGTCAAAAAGAGTGTCCTCTTGTATCTGAAAACTTGTTCAGTATATTTAAAATGTACACTGCTTCCTAGCTTCACACACTTTACTGTAAGACAAAGATGCATTTTTGATTATATTGGGCGACTGTATATTGGTCTGGGTTGGTTTTGGCTTGGATTAGAGTTGCATTGTGCCAGATACTGCACAAGatctttctgctgaaaattaaGACACCAGGGAATTCTGCTTTGAATCCCTCTCTTGAATGTTTGTGAATCATCAATAAGTCCCTGGGTCCCACTGGAACAACTTGATCCTTAAAAATTAAGTGTAAGAGAAATTGttcaggcattttaaaaaaaaaaaaaaaaaagttaagtataATAAACAATGTTCCATCTAAGATTCTGATTTTAAATTGTAATGAAGTGACATTCTCCAGTCTACAATCATTCGTTTTCCTTAGAAATTCAGTCAAGAGGACTATAAACCTAATTTAAGGCAGTTTGTGTGTCCGCACTATTTGCAAAGAAGAAAATTGAGatattttcaaagttaaaattttcACCCTGTTTACTTTTAGATAGATTAATGTGAATCATGTTTCTTGTATCTGCGGTATTATCATACATCTgtggcttgctttttcttttcctgggaaAAATCTTACCTTGAGGGACTAAATTTAGTAGGAGGGGAAGTTAATTCACTTGAAAcagatcatttttttcttttagattgtGCTACATTGTATCTGTAAACAAAACTGTTTGCTTGTCTAGGATGGTGAACCACTGAATCATAATTTCATCCCATTGGACATACAGCTGGATAACTGGGAGGATTTACCAGAGGCTTTCCAGTACAAACAAAATCGTTCATCGGTAAGAACAAATTCTAATGGCACAGTAATATAATATTTAATATGGAGggctctgactttttttttttaaataaatgcagaacACTTCCAGGCCTTGGGATCTAGGCACAGTTTCATCAGTGCAAGCAGATCTTATAAATGTTGATGTGAATATTAATTACGCAGTCTGTTACTTTGGCAAATTATCATGCCTCCTGTTAACATTTCGGTAGATGGACTCAACCAGGCatcatttaatttctcatttacagGATTAGTAACTAACATTTATAAGTcaacaaaatagcattttaaagGTTATGAATTAAACAGGGCACACTAGGATTAAGAATGTGCTAGATTGTGTCAGCTGCAGTTCTGAGCATGCCCCCATTCTCACTTCTTCCTTCGGTCTTCTAACAATTTTCAGAGCAGCGTAGGGCACATCTCCACTGACACATGTAGCTTCAGTTAATTCAGTAATAAGGATCACCTTCATAATGGTGTTTGAGGAGAACATTAATGCTTGTAAACCCAAGTACTCAAGTAAGGAAATACAACCTATAAATTGAATGTGCAATTATTATCTTCTTAACATAATTTTCTTAACTGTTTTCTCCATTTAAAGTGAGATATAATTTGGGTAATTATTGTATTGTGTAGAATTATTCTATTGTGTAGGAGCAAAACTGATTCTTTTGGTAGGTTCTCCAGCAAGGTTGGTGCTTAAATTCATAAGACAGATACCTGAGTGATTCAACCAATGTTTTTGTGAAACTGCTAATGAGCGGGTAACACAAATGTTGCCAGAGGATTTCAAAGCTGAAAAGACAAGTTAGGAATGCCATGTTTGTGGACAGGGAGTGGCACGGCCTTATGGAAATTCCTGTCCCTCGGCCTTCTCCTCTAGATTAGAAGATCTATATTAGTAAATGCTCCCAAAAAGAAGTAAGGAAGTACCTTCTTGTTTCTGTTCCCTTTACATCCTGCCATTTCATTGACTTCTTTCTTGTTGCTCTGACTCTGAGGAAGTGAGTCTCATCTGTACACTTTTACATTTGCCATGTAAAAATACTCCAAGGAGAAAAAATCATTGGCATGTCATAATCTTGAATTATTGTTCCTGGATAAAGCCGAAGTCACAATGAAGTCCACACTGCACGACGTGTTTATTCTTTCCATACTCCATGTTCAGAAACAGTGTGATGCTGACTGTTGTAGGTAGTTGCAAGTCAGTGGAGAAGAAAgtggaaaaacagaacagaaaaaaacccaccgaGCCACTTGTTCAGTTGTCATATTGTTACtcctatttattttctattgtaGAGATGAGGATGGGATGAAATCATTTTTCCCCTACACTCATCCTGAAGCAAAGAGTCATGTTATAAATTCTGAATTCCTATGTAGAACAGTTTTTCCCTCACTTCCTCACTGTTCTGTGTTTAAAGTTATTGGGGAAATCCATTAATCACACCAGTCCTGTTAGTTTACAGCTTCAAaagttttttttcccagcctgtaAAAAACCCTATTTGATTCAATATCAGAAATTAAGTTCCTCTGAGcttctttattttattatactttcAAATTCTAAATGCAAAATAAGGAAATGTGGTCAATATTGTGCTATAATCTCCATTTCCCTTCTGACTTTGTTGAACAGTTCAGTTTTTCACCAGGATCCAGTGGTTGTGTCAATTTGAGATTTCTGTGAAAGAAGATGAAAAGCAGGTTAAACTGCTCAAAACTGTTGTCCTTGGACAATTTTGATGGTAAAGCATATCTGCTTGCTAGAAAGATCTTTGTGTGCTACACTGAAATGCCACAGAAAAGAAGATAGCAGTATTGCCATAAAAGCAGATCTGTTATTATGATAATTTGGTGATCTGTTTTCTCATGTCATTAATTACTAATTTACTATAACAATTTTTATTGCATGGGTTTTTCTGACCTGCATTGTTATGAAGGAATATAATAACCTCAAAGCAATTATATCAGTGAGTCCATTAAAATTTTCAAGTTGGAAAACAGTTGCTGAGAAACAGACTAATACCCAGTTGAATTGAACAGCTCTTCCAGTTTACCTGTAGCTAAGCCTTTCACGCTGACATTAGGGACTGTACACTACAGATTGTTAATCCAGTGTTAAGCATGTATCAGAAGGttagaggaaagaagaaaggtcGTCTGTAAACCCAAGTATAAATACTGTTTAAGTAATGGGAGCAAACTTTCTGAGGGGAGGGCTGCTGTAAGAAGAAAACTCCTTTGCATATCTGTTTTTCTCATCAGCAAAATGTTTACTTGAGGCTTTATCACAAAACCCTTCTCCTACTGCTATACTTTAGATTAGTGAAGGCCATTTTTGGCCTTATTTTCTGCCTGCTGGATCAACACACGTAGCAAAACCATTTTTGCAGTCAGTGCCAAAGCTGTCAGTTCTTCCACCAGGTGAGGGTGGAGGATTGCAGCTTGTATGAAAAATGACTTGAAGGGACTGTCTCCAATCATACCAGCTGTTTTCATCCAGTTTTGAATGTGTTAATTCAGAGCACTCTTTCACTGTAATTAAATAGTTCTGTGTAATGCCTGTCATGCTGCTGACAATGGCATTCTCTACTAGATACTGAGGTTTGTGAAAGAATGGAGTCATCTAACAGCAATGAAACAGAAGATTGTCAGAAAAAGTGGTCAGATATTTTGTAGTCCTATTCATGCTGCAGAGGAGTTGTCTAAAAAGCAGTCAGCAGTCAGCAGCATAAAAAGGTatgtggtttttaatttttcttcctttctaattGCTGCAAGAAGTTTGATGTATTTAATGTAACTTTCAGTGGAAGGATGCTGAGACTGTAAATTGGTTGTTCGGTGATCGCTTGTCACATAGTGACAAATGCAGGCAGCTGAGCACAGCAGTAAATCTGTTGGAATGGAGGTGTCTGCTCCCCTGTCCGGCACTGTGCAGCATTCAGCAGCTGTTCTGGCTTTGCTGCATAGCATGCTTAAACATGTGGAACTCGCCAGAGAATTCTGAGGAAAAATCCAGACTTCAGGGACTCAACAGAAGAGTAAGGTCATAGAATCCTGTTCTTTGCACCTGGAAGCAGAAATAAATCATTAGGTGCTGCCAATGATAGAATGTTTTAATCTGAACTCACAGCCTACTCCAGCCCTTTCTGATACtcattttttctttaagcaattcTGTTCTCTGTGGATGACATTTCTCAAAACTTGTTTTCCTTGCTGGGTGTCACTGAAAAGGGCTAGTGTTTAATCCTTGTTAAAATCTAAATTCACCTTTTTTCCaccttatttcctttttctgatatGCTGTCTTCCCTGACAAATATTTGCAGCTTCTGTGTTGTCATTGCTCTCCACAAAACTTCTCATGCATACAGCTTAACTCACTAAAGTGCCTCAGCAAACTATCTAAAACCTTTTTATTCCTCTCAGTCCCTACTGTTAAATTCTCCAGGGTGCCTCTGGCCACAGGGAAGAATTCAAGTAAATACAGAGAGTTTGTAATTCCAGTAATATAAGGAAAAGCAGCaggtagtgtttttttttttaacctgttgcCTGATTGTGTCCTTCCATAAAATATAGGAAAGATCTAACCCTGAACCGTGTTAGAAGGCTGCTGTAGGTTATGGTAAGTTTTCTTGAGTAGTGTATAGGGTTTGGCTTAGGTATAGTACAGAGAGATGTACTTATGAGAAGTTGTCTGAATGCTGATTTTTGGAATAATGATCAGTGTGAAGCAATTTTTAGTTTTACTTAAGAGCAGTGgtgttttttatgttttcacaTTGAAATGAAGAAGGGAGTTCAAATAAAACTAACAGAGCAAGGAGTCCTCCAGAGCTTGTAAAGCTTCCTGGATTATCTAGAATGTCAGTGAGACttcacagaaatgaaacaaaatggcTTTCGGATTTCACTGTCAAGTGATATAGtattgcttcattttttaattgttaaatacAAAACAACTTATCAGTTTGCTGGTTTGAGCTGAATctgttttagaaaaagaaatcttatttAATATGGAAATATTATGGCAAAGTATGTTTTCCCAAACTTTATTCATCTCTCACCCAGGAAACGAGGACTGTTTTAAGGGTCTTGCTGTACCAATCCTGCTGCAGCTAAGTGTGATTATTCTTTGAGGGAGATTGTTCCCTTTGTAGTGTATTGACAGAATTTTTTATTGGTTTAGGTACATGACCAAGGAGGATGTAGCAGCAGCTTCACTTAGCAAAGCTAGCAGCAGTGGGGGCAGCGTTCGCCTCATCTCAAAAGAAAGTGGGGTTTGTCTGAAGAATGAAAATGCTTCTG belongs to Athene noctua chromosome 7, bAthNoc1.hap1.1, whole genome shotgun sequence and includes:
- the ZRANB3 gene encoding DNA annealing helicase and endonuclease ZRANB3 isoform X1 translates to MDPADSAVFNMASTFQETPTLESSYSENVDAKLSFLPERLRKKLLPFQEKGIIFALQRNGRCMIADEMGLGKTIQAIAISYYYKNEWPLLIVVPSSLRYPWVDEMEKWIPELSPDDISIIQNKTDTGRISTSKVTILGYGLLTSDAQTLVDTLYRQNFKVVVVDESHYMKSRNATRSKILLPIVQKALRAILLTGTPALGRPEELFMQIEALFPRRFGTWSEYAKKYCNARVRFFGKRTQWDCRGASNLEELHQLLSEIMIRRLKGDVLTQLPPKVRQRIPFDLPQAAAKNLNTTFAAWERLMRTLNSDATESHFSEVMNLITRMYKETAIAKAGAVKDYIKMMLENDKLKFLVFAHHLSMLQACTEAVIENKVRYIRIDGSVPSAERIRLVNQFQKDPDTRVAILSIQAAGQGLTFTAATHVVFAELYWDPGHIKQAEDRAHRIGQCSSVNIHFLIAKGTMDTLMWAMLNRKAKVTGSTLNGKKEKMQAEEGDKEKWDFLNFAEIWTPNESLEDSKNELLFTHFEKERQHDIRSFFSPNSSNEKKRKIFSGNESLDNDSESSEVTKEEDTEKSNENLNSTRLSVVDTICHESTYERDAKRARSISGSTPVNSSKKKKISFTGKKPSLFSESTNEIFPRGLNPSSKSTSLFKVWHCSVCTYSNNELLPYCEMCNCPQSSNVERNCEAAASQTEEDVSKDSRRNEESAGCNAEDRREDLGEMVTQQFVEINEHETVETENEESEKRCGEGDVDKSNAFPIYDGLMFCASRNTDRIHLYTKDGEPLNHNFIPLDIQLDNWEDLPEAFQYKQNRSSILRFVKEWSHLTAMKQKIVRKSGQIFCSPIHAAEELSKKQSAVSSIKRYMTKEDVAAASLSKASSSGGSVRLISKESGVCLKNENASVEQWGHSTKLLSENGKGPSALHWEQGEAEGSSQPRGYLQALDSQGNPLCLRCQQPTPQLEPGCQARAWDTRFCSHACQEDFSIRSSQSYLRTKVFEIEHGVCQFCNQNAQELYLSIRDAPKSQRKKLLESSWMSRLPLGQLNEIITNPTEGQFWQADHIKPVYSGGGQCSLENLQTLCTVCHRERTAKQAKERSQMKRRSLVTKYGCDITKFFVKM